AGGCGTGGGAAAAACCGATTTTAGGGGTAAACCATCTGGAGGGACACGTGTTCGCCAACGTGGTGAATCATCCCGACCTTGAGCCTCCCTTCATAGCGATGATAGTCTCCGGCGGGCACACCGAAGTTGTTCTCGTGGAAGATCTAGGGCTTTACAGAATATTGGGTGGAACCAAAGACGACGCCGCGGGAGAAGCGTACGACAAGGTGGCTAAACTTCTAGGCCTTGCGTATCCGGGAGGACCTATCGTGGACGAATTGGCGAAGGACGGAGATCCTCAGGCATTCGACTTTCCGGTTCCCTTGAAAAGATCGGATGAGATATCCTTTAGCTTTAGTGGTTTGAAGACAGCCGTGCTCTGGCAGATAGAACGCATGAAGAAAGAGGGAACATCTCTCCCCGTGGAGGATATATGTGCTTCCTTTCAGAGATCCGCCGTAGAGGCTCTGATATGTAAACTGGATCTGGCTGTCCAAAAGACCGGGGTTAGAAAGGTGGTACTCTCAGGAGGCGTCGCCGCCAACAGCTGTCTCAGGGATATGGTTCTCGATCGCGGATCCTGGAGGGGATATGTCCCAGATATGTTCTATTGTACCGACAACGCCGTCATGATAGGAGCGGCGGGATACCACGGTTGGATGAGAGGACGTAGAAGCGGCTTGGACTTGTCTCCTTCTCCTTCGTGGAGCATTATGGATGGAGTTTGACCAAATGTGATTATAGAAGAAAAACGGCGATTTTAGCTCGTAATGCGTGTTATTTATCTCACAATGCTCCTGATCTCTCTTGAGATTTAAAGGGGCTGCCTGTATCATCAGCATCGTCG
This is a stretch of genomic DNA from Dethiosulfovibrio faecalis. It encodes these proteins:
- the tsaD gene encoding tRNA (adenosine(37)-N6)-threonylcarbamoyltransferase complex transferase subunit TsaD, giving the protein MGFLTLAIESSCDDTAVAILEGQRNVLSSTMSSQVERHAPFGGVVPEYASRMHLEAILPLVERALAEADAKPSDLDLIAVTAGPGLMGSLLVGVMTAKGLAQAWEKPILGVNHLEGHVFANVVNHPDLEPPFIAMIVSGGHTEVVLVEDLGLYRILGGTKDDAAGEAYDKVAKLLGLAYPGGPIVDELAKDGDPQAFDFPVPLKRSDEISFSFSGLKTAVLWQIERMKKEGTSLPVEDICASFQRSAVEALICKLDLAVQKTGVRKVVLSGGVAANSCLRDMVLDRGSWRGYVPDMFYCTDNAVMIGAAGYHGWMRGRRSGLDLSPSPSWSIMDGV